The following are from one region of the Hypanus sabinus isolate sHypSab1 chromosome 14, sHypSab1.hap1, whole genome shotgun sequence genome:
- the LOC132404841 gene encoding interleukin-6 receptor subunit beta-like: LNNCFTRNSSNVISLCFFIAKGEIEAIVVPICLCFLLITLGATLLCFKNRHLIKTCVWPNVPDAANSRIVDWSSNNGNHIKNNLGPTDPVNLDGFISDVTIIEADADNKYSSNEDDMKQLSSLKKEKSTSGEHSSGIGGSSCMSSPRQSVSDSDSELAQNTTSSTVQYSTVLVSDTGYKCQQPSGQVFARSESTQPLLENEEKPDEHSYGNFGSRSTEVKRQYFKQNCHVEEPILKEVPSNEGEILGDMDEGSSVRLSRTEISDRNSEESCPVVEDFSSSDDQTVVKLDLLGFDGCLETDQQSYMPQAVKHNSYMPQSK; this comes from the exons CTTAATAATTGTTTTACAAGAAATAGTAGTAATGTTATTTCTTTGTGTTTCTTTATAGCAAAAGGTGAAATTGAGGCAATTGTGGTACCAATctgtctctgttttctccttaTCACCTTGGGAGcgacgctactttgcttcaaaaaCAGACATCT AATTAAAACCTGCGTTTGGCCAAATGTTCCAGATGCTGCAAATAGCAGGATTGTTGATTGGTCATCTAACAATGGAAACCATATCAAG AATAACCTAGGCCCAACTGATCCTGTGAATCTGGATGGCTTTATTTCTGACGTCACTATAATTGAAGCTGATGCCGATAATAAATACTCATCTAATGAGGATGATATGAAGCAATTGTCATCGCTGAAAAAGGAAAAGAGTACATCAGGAGAGCATAGCAGTGGCATTGGAGGATCTTCGTGCATGTCATCCCCTCGACAAAGTGTTTCTGATAGTGATAGTGAGTtggcacagaacacaacaagcagcacagttcagtattcaactgTACTAGTGAGTGATACTGGTTACAAGTGCCAACAACCATCAGGACAAGTTTTTGCAAGGTCTGAATCAACCCAGCCTCTTCTAGAAAATGAAGAAAAGCCTGATGAACATTCATATGGCAATTTTGGAAGCCGCAGTACAGAAGTAAAAAGACAGTATTTTAAGCAGAATTGTCATGTTGAGGAGCCCATTTTGAAAGAAGTACCTTCAAATGAAGGTGAAATCCTGGGTGATATGGATGAAGGTAGCTCCGTCAGACTAAGTCGAACGGAAATTTCAGATCGGAACTCTGAGGAATCCTGTCCTGTTGTGGAAGACTTTTCAAGCTCTGATGACCAAACCGTTGTCAAATTGGACTTGTTGGGATTTGATGGATGTTTAGAAACTGATCAGCAAAGTTATATGCCTCAGGCTGTGAAACACAACAGTTATATGCCTCAGTCTAAATAA